Sequence from the Penaeus vannamei isolate JL-2024 chromosome 41, ASM4276789v1, whole genome shotgun sequence genome:
AGAAGCATTATTGAAAGGGTTTTGGATTCTTTTCTATACAGAGCATACTATATGAAAATGCTAGAGAATCTTTCAAGTGATAATATCTTTTACGATGCCTTTTTTCTGTACTTCCGTCATTTTATTTTTAGACTGAAGTAACAATATCAGTCAAAATGAATGTATGTTCGTTATACCTTATATGcatatttgatacacacacacacacacacacacacacacacacacacacacacatatatatatatatatatatatatatatatatatatatatatatatatatatatatatatattcaagaagtATCACATATTCGCCCATTCATGCAGTTTTACATTTAAATTTGCCTTAACAGATTCAAGTTTAGCAAAGTTATTTAACTCTGAGAGTACATGCTTAGTACACTTGGTATTTGGCTGGAGCGTGGAAGGGAGCATATATACAGGTTGCTTTGTGCTCGGGGTACACTGAAGCAGTTGCTGCTTAGTTCATTTGCTAGAATAACGTTTTATGATAttggaaattattgttattagtattttttttcataGGTAAAATTTAGAATTttttccaaagaaaaaaataaaaaagtctttttatatatgtatagacatttatGCGATGTtgggtttttattatttttctaattcagGGATTTTTTGTCGCACATATCAGTTTACTTTTAGGTGGGTTTAGAGAAAATGTAGATGAAATATCTTCTATACATTTTATTACAAAAATATCTAAGCAGTATCACATATTCGCCCATCCTTGCAGTTTTTCATCTGAGTGTATTCAGAAGGGACACAACGAATGCAAAAACCTAGCAAAGATGTCTGATTCTGAAGGGACACCCTTAGTACACGGGGTACTTGGGGGGAGCGTGGTAGGGAGCGGGCTTGTAGGTGggcttgtactcggggtactgagcctcgccctcgtagctgacctcagctacaagaccgtcgccgttgtccacgtacttgacggtctgcttgcggccgtcggggaggtcgacggtgtagctgccctcggtcttgtagccgtcgcgggactccgagtggccgaagttggcgccggagtagccgtcggcgacgccgtagttgtagttgtacttcGGGGGAACCTGATTATAGAGTATAATATTAAATCCAAGATCACACAAATAGAAGTAATTTCATAAGAGCCTTCGTTAAATGGCGTTAGACCACATAACCATCCCATAAATTACTTACGGCGGGGTACTCTGGCTCCTTGTAGTGGGCACGGGCATGGTACACGGGTTCGGGAGCGTGGTACGTAGGTGCGGCGTAAACAGGTGGCAGATGGTGCACGGGAGCCTTATCGGCCAGAGCCACTGCGGCCACACACGCTACGAGGATAACCtgaaatataacaaatatttcACTTAATGAAAGGAACGGAATTCGGAAAACGTATCCACTATTTTTGACAAAAAGTAACATACACGttgatttctctttttcactcttgaagataaagaggaaagtaGAGGAGCGTGTGTACCTTGAGAGACATGGCTGACGTTTGATGGCGAGGACGTGTCTCAGCCGCTTATATAGGGGCCCACATCCTCAGCTGGGACGAGTTCAAGGTCACTCGTTTGCCCTCGTGGGAGAAAGCGGCTCTAACCATGCCTACGTTAGGCATGGTTTGATTTTATACTCACTGAGCATACAGCAATTAAATGTAAAACCGAAAGCCacggaaaaaatgagaaatattttgaaaaatttattcttcactatatttttttttctatcttttatctcctatctcttagttatctgtttatcttaCCGTCCACCTGGCTATTCATGAAAAGAAACTGGACATATAGTAGGTGtagcgtatgcatatatacggtCATGAAAACAGATTAAGATACATGAACGTTCacatatagatacgcacacatatggTGCTTTGAAACTGCGACCGTAGACACTACAtttacgtaattatatatattgaaatagctAGTTATACGAATAGACTTACATATGTAATACTTAgctacacatatgcacacacacacatgaatacattcacaaacacatatgtgtgtatgtgtgggcggggggagggggaatggggattaCTGATGTGGTTAAACAGATTACCACAAATATTATGGTTAAATGGTTTATAAGACGAGGAAACCATTATGTGGTGAGGTATCTGTAAAGGTTTCCAGTGAAGTGTACACTGTATATTGCAGTGCACTGAATTGGGAATGCCTtacttatataatataaacaGCATTTAGTACCATCATCCAAATTACtttttaaataaacatatttcCTCGGTTCCCATAGGTGACTTCATTATTTGGCCGAATAATGATACCGAGTGGTAGAAGAAAACAAGTGCGTTGAAAAATTATATATCGTCAGCAGGAGATCCGGCTTTCAGTATGAAAGAATCGTAGATTTGAAGCCACATGGAatactctatttttttctttttttgacaaatAGTTTACTAAATCAGATTTACTTGATATGTCATGAGTGAAGCGTTtaaattattactaccattactaaagatactactacaactacgaatgataaaatactactaccattattaatgatgacaataaggtaTTAATACCATTTTCAATGAAGTTGATAACGGTGGATGCCGACAAAGTAATAACGGAAGTAATAAtacaatagaataatgataataatcaagatataAACTTTTCTGCCCTCAAGAAGATATTATCTACTGCATGTGCTGAGATAATGCTTTGCCATGTTGACGATAATAAGATAATACGAGGACTAGATGTATTTATGACTGGGTTTTGACAAAACATTCTGTTTCAAAATTATGGACCATCTTTATGTGacaatatatgcatttctatatatgaCGTCTTTTCTCTTATACTTCCGTGagtacatgattttttttccatatatttgATAGTAAAAGTATTTAGTAGAATCAAATATTCGCACATCGATCCAGTTTTTCATCTGAATATATTCAAACTTACAATAACAGATTCAAAAGTCTAGCAAAGGTGTCTGACTCTGAATGTAGATCATTAATAGAGAAGGAGCGTGGCTTGTAGGTGGGCTTGTGACAGAATGATGTTTTATGATGCTGGAGATTATTATCAAAGGTACttagttataattgttattatgaatatgtttgtggattttttttcagaCAATACTtgtcaaagaaacaaaaaatagatttTACGGGACAGAGGATTTTCCAGCATCCATATGACTCATTAACTTTTTGTCAAAAGTGTCAGTTTGCTTTAGGTTAGTTCaaatagaaaggaaataaatattttCGATATagtttattataaaaatattttaggATATCACATATTCGCCCTTCCTTGCAGTGTTTCATCGGAATGTATCCAAAAGGGACACAACAGATGGAAAAGTCTAGCAAAGATGTCTGACTCTGAAGGGACACCCTTAGTACACGGGGTACTTGGGGGGAGCGTGGTAGGGAGCGGGCTTGTAGGTGGGCTTGTACTCGGGGaactgagcctcgccctcgtagctgacctcagctacaagaccgtcgccgttgtccacgtacttgacggtctgcttgcggccgtcggggaggtcgacggagtagctgccctcggtcttgtagccgtcgcgggactccgagtggccgaagttggcgccggagtagccgtcggcgacaccgtagttgtagttgtacttcGGGGGAACCTGATAATAGAGTATAACATTAAATCCAAGATCACACAAATAGACATAATTTCATAAGAACCTTCATTAGGTGACGTTAGATCACTTAACCATCCCATAAATTACTTACGGTTGGGTACTCTGGCTCCTTGTAGTGGGCAGGGGCATGGTACACGGGTTCGGGAGCGTGGTACGTAGGTGCGGCGTAAACAGGTGGCAGATGGTGCACGGGAGCCTTATCGGCCAGAGCCACTGCGGCCACACACGCTACGAGGATAACCTGTAACAAATATAATCCACTGATTCAAAGAAATCGAACTCGAAATTCATGTTCACTATATCGGTCACATTTCAAATTATATACGCTGTTTTCTCTCATTGTTTTGCATCTGCCGAGAGGACTAAGGAAATGCGTGCGTACCTTGAGAGACATGGCTAAGGTTTGATGGCGAggaaggataagtcatatgcgaagctgagcctcgcccgggctatgggggagcccggcctgtgtcgactaatgtcgactcgatcaacgtgtatcagcgagtgctgacgcgacagagcttagtccttacccaccgtggtacccggccacagcagtaacctccgggcgacaattgcaacttctcgcgcctgggcggggcgcgaaccgccgacccctcggatgagagaccgacacgttaccactgtactagcctggaggctggcGAGGAAGTGTCTCAGCCGCTTATATAGGGGTCTACATCATCAGCTGGGACAAGTGCAAGGTCACTCGCTTACTCTAGTACGAGAAAGCCGTTCTAACCAGGCCTATGTTAGGCATGGATTATTCCATACTCACTGATCATGCGGCAATTAAATTCAAAGCTAAAAACCACGGAAAGGTAAATTTGAAAAACAATTTAGAGagaaaattgtgaaaaaaattaaaaataaattcttcacattcctttttttctggtaTCTGTTATCTCTAAATTATCTGTTCATCTTACCGTCCTggctatacatacaaacacaaactggACATGTAGTCGGCGTAGCGTATATACGGCCATGAAAATAGATTAAGATGCATAAACGttcacatataaatacgtacagaTTATGATTAGAAACTGCAACCATATACACTACGTTCACGTAATCAAATATATTCAGATAGCTAGTTAAAAGAAtagaattaaatatataatacttagctacacatatgaacatatacacatatggatacattcacaaacacatttatgtatgtggggGGGATCAATGATGTGGTTCAACACATTACCACAAATATTAGGGTTAAATGGTTTATAAGACGAGGAAACCATTATGTGGCGAGGTATCTGTAAATGTTTCCAGTGAAGCGCACCCCGTATATTGTAGTACACTAAACTGAGAGTGCTTTACTTATATAGACGGCATTTAGTACGATCATCCaagtcactgtatatatatatatatatatatatatatatatattgatatatatatatatatatatatatatatatatatatatatatataaagaattactCGGTTCCTGTAGCCGAATTCATTATTTGgacaaataatgatactgaatggTAGAAGAAAACAAGTAtgttgaaaaaatatattatatcgtCGGTAGGGGATTCGGCAAAACATTTCTGGGATTCCTTCCCATACGCTTTGAGTATAAAAGTCATAGTTTTGAGGATGTAGggaatacttgaaaaaaaaaaaaaattgacaaataATATGCCAAATCAGATTTACTTGATATGTCATGAGTGAAGCCTTcaaattattactaccattactaaagatactactgcaactacgaatgataaaatactactactgttattaatgatgacaataaggtaGTAATAAATTTTTCAATGAAGTTGATAACGGTGGATGCTGACAAAGTAATAACGGAAGTAATACTAcaatagaataaagataataatcaagatCTCAACTTTTCTGCTCTCAAGAAGATACTATCTACCTCATGTGCTGAGATAATGATTtataatgttgacgataatggGACGGTAATAAGAGGATCATATGCATTTATGAATGGGTTTTGAGTTCGTTCCCTGACAAAACATTCTGTATCAAAATTCTGGACCATCTTTtatgtgacaatatatatatttctatatatgacgTCTTTTCTCGTATACTTCCGTAAGtagaatatttttcatatatttgataGTAGAAATATTTAGCAGCATCAGATATTCACACACCGAAGCAGTTTTTCATCTGAATATGTTAAACTTGCAAGAACAGACTAAAAAATCAAGCAAAGGTGTCTAACTCTGAATGTACATCATTAACACAGCCAGAGCGTGACTTATAAGTAGACTCGTGACAGAAAGATGTTTTATAATGATGGAGATTATTATCAAAGGtacttaattatttttgttaccataAATATGTTTGGGGATTCTTTTCAGAAAATGCttgtgaaacaaacaaaaaaatagattttaCAGGAAAGGGTTTACCAGCATCTTTATGACTCAAATTTTTTTTGTCAAAAGTGTCAGTTTGCTTTAGCTTAGttcaaataaaaaggaaatgaatattttcaatatagtttattataaaaaaaatattttagcaTATCACATATTCGCCCTTTCTTGCAGTCTTTCATCGGAATATATCCAAAAGGGACACAACAGATGGAAAAGTCTAGCAAAGATGTCTGACTCTGAAGGGACACCCTTAGTACACTGGGTACTTGGGGGGAGCGTGGTAGGGAGCGGGCTTGTAGGTGggcttgtactcggggtactgagcctcgccctcgtagctgacctcagctacaagaccgtcgccgttgtccacgtacttgacggtctgcttgcggccgtcggggaggttgacggagtagctgccctcggtcttgtagccgtcgcgggactccgagtggccgaagttggcgccggagtagccgtcggcgacgccgtagttgtagttgtacttcGGGGGGACCTGATTATAGAATATAAAATTAAACCCAACTCATACAGATAACAATTTCATAAGGACTGTTGCCAGCGCCAAACCAGTATAAGATGGGTAAGGATAGAATGAATTACTTACGGTGGGGTACTCTGGCTCCTTGTAGTGGGCACGGGCATGGTACACGGGTTCGGGAGCGTGGTACGTGGGTGTATTGTAAACAGGTGGCAGATGGTGCACGGGAGCCTTATCGGCCAGAGCCACTGCGGCCACACACGCTACGAGGATACCCTGAAATATAACACAAATATTTCACTTACAGATAGGAATTGAATTCGAAAATCCAGTGCACTATTTAAGCAACAATTAATACTATACACTTTGTTTCGTCCTTTTCGCTCTTGCAAATacaaaggagagtgaggaggagcgTGTGTACCTTGAGAGACATGGCTGACGTTTGATGGCGAGGAAGTGTCTCAGCCGCTTTTATAGGGGTCCACATCCTCTGCTCAGGCGAGTTCAAGGCCACTCGTTTACCCTAGTGGGAGAAAGCCATTCAAACCATATCTGTGTCAGATTTGCGCCAGGTATATAATCAATTTATTTCCGTTTAAACTCGCTGAATATGAATATCAAAAGTAAAATtaaattgaaaaggaaagaaaaagaagtgagagagaaacggtttattttgcttattatgtCTAGCtataaatctatagatatattcattcatacacaaaaacaacaaacagaaactGGACATTCAGTTTATCAGTGTATATggtcataaaacaaaaatacatacatgaatatacatatataaatgcgcacACATATGTTACTGTAACACTGCATGCATATGCactacttttatctatttatttatttatatgtttatttattcatttatttacctttgTAATCACTATCTACTAATGAAATGGAAATCGACAGTCACGTGATGGAATACTCCAAGcgcgttttcacacacacacacacacacacacacacacacacacacacacacacacacacacacacgcacacacacacacacacacacacacacacacaaaatctctaGTACACAAAGACTATATTGTTCAAAATGTGATTTGAATTTTACGCACTGGTTGCACCGAAATTTCTATAAAGCAGTAATCATAGATCACATCCATGACGGGATTACAGATTCAGAAAAAGTCGCATCGCCTGCACAAATTGATAATGAACCTGTCTGCAAAATCATGCTTTGTATGTTTCTTATATCAACTCAGCATTCTGTGG
This genomic interval carries:
- the LOC113801161 gene encoding cuticle protein 8-like — encoded protein: MSLKVILVACVAAVALADKAPVHHLPPVYAAPTYHAPEPVYHARAHYKEPEYPAVPPKYNYNYGVADGYSGANFGHSESRDGYKTEGSYTVDLPDGRKQTVKYVDNGDGLVAEVSYEGEAQYPEYKPTYKPAPYHAPPKYPVY
- the LOC113801167 gene encoding cuticle protein 8-like; this encodes MDVIYDYCFIEISVQPGKRVALNSPEQRMWTPIKAAETLPRHQTSAMSLKGILVACVAAVALADKAPVHHLPPVYNTPTYHAPEPVYHARAHYKEPEYPTVPPKYNYNYGVADGYSGANFGHSESRDGYKTEGSYSVDLPDGRKQTVKYVDNGDGLVAEVSYEGEAQFPEYKPTYKPAPYHAPPKYPVY